The following proteins come from a genomic window of Eulemur rufifrons isolate Redbay chromosome 24, OSU_ERuf_1, whole genome shotgun sequence:
- the DYRK1B gene encoding dual specificity tyrosine-phosphorylation-regulated kinase 1B isoform X2, with the protein MAVPPGHGPFSGFPGPQEHTQVLPDVRLLPRRLPLAFRDATSAPLRKLSVDLIKTYKHINEVYYAKKKRRAQQAPPQDSSTKKEKKVLNHGYDDDNHDYIVRSGERWLERYEIDSLIGKGSFGQVVKAYDHQTQELVAIKIIKNKKAFLNQAQIELRLLELMNQHDTEMKYYIVHLKRHFMFRNHLCLVFELLSYNLYDLLRNTHFRGVSLNLTRKLAQQLCTALLFLATPELSIIHCDLKPENILLCNPKRSAIKIVDFGSSCQLGQRIYQYIQSRFYRSPEVLLGTPYDLAIDMWSLGCILVEMHTGEPLFSGSNEVDQMNRIVEVLGIPPAPMLDQAPKARKYFERLPGGGWTLRRTKELRKDYQGPGTRRLQEDLVLRMLEYEPAARISPLGALQHGFFRRTADEATNTGPAGSSASTSPAPLDTCPSSSTASSISSSGGSSGSSSDNRTYRYSNRYCGGPGPPITDCEMNSPQVLPSQPLRPWAGGDVPHKTHQAPTSASSLPGTGAQLPPQPRCLGRPPSPTSPPPPELMDVSLVGGPPDCSPPHPAPAPQHPAASALRTRMTGGRPPLPPPDDPATLGPRLGLRGVPQSTAASS; encoded by the exons ATGGCCGTCCCACCGGGCCATGGTCCCTTCTCTGGCTTCCCAGGGCCCCAAGAGCACACGCAG GTATTGCCTGATGTGCGGCTACTGCCACGGAGGCTGCCCCTGGCCTTCCGGGATGCAACCTCAGCCCCGCTGCGCAAGCTCTCTGTGGACCTCATCAAGACCTACAAGCACATCAATGAG GTATACTATGCGAAGAAGAAGCGGCGGGCCCAGCAGGCGCCACCCCAGGACTCGAGCaccaagaaggagaagaaggtcCTGAACCATGGTTATGATGACGACAACCATGACTACATCGTGCGCAGTGGCGAGCGCTGGCTAGAGCGCTATGAAATTGACTCGCTCATTGGCAAGGGCTCCTTCGGCCAG GTGGTGAAAGCCTATGACCATCAGACCCAGGAGCTGGTGGCCATCAAGATCATCAAGAACAAAAAGGCCTTCCTGAACCAGGCCCAGATTGAGCTGCGGCTGCTGGAGCTGATGAACCAGCATGACACAGAGATGAAGTACTACATAG TGCACCTGAAGCGGCACTTCATGTTCCGGAACCACCTGTGCCTGGTGTTTGAGCTGCTGTCCTACAACCTGTACGACCTCCTGCGCAACACACACTTCCGTGGCGTCTCGCTGAACCTGACCCGGAAGCTGGCGCAGCAGCTCTGCACCGCACTTCTCTTCCTGGCCACGCCCGAGCTCAGCATCATCCATTGCGACCTGAAGCCTGAGAACATCCTGCTCTGCAACCCCAAGCGCAGCGCCATCAAGATCGTGGACTTTGGCAGCTCCTGCCAGCTTGGCCAGCGG ATCTACCAGTATATCCAGAGCCGCTTCTACCGCTCGCCCGAGGTGCTCCTGGGCACACCCTATGACCTAGCCATTGACATGTGGTCCCTGGGCTGCATCCTTGTGGAGATGCACACCGGAGAGCCTCTCTTCAGTGGCTCCAATGAG GTGGACCAGATGAACCGCATCGTGGAGGTGCTGGGCATCCCACCGGCCCCCATGCTGGACCAGGCGCCTAAGGCTCGCAAGTACTTTGAACGGCTGCCTGGGGGTGGCTGGACCCTACGAAGGACAAAGGAACTCAGGAAG gaTTACCAGGGCCCCGGGACACGGCGGCTGCAGGAG GACCTGGTGCTGCGCATGCTGGAATATGAGCCCGCCGCCCGCATCAGCCCGCTGGGGGCTCTGCAGCACGGCTTCTTCCGCCGCACGGCCGACGAGGCCACCAACACGGGCCCGGCAGGCAGCAGTGCCTCCACCTCGCCCGCGCCCCTCGacacctgcccctcctccagcaCCGCCAGCTCCATCTCCAGCTCTG GAGGCTCCAGTGGCTCCTCCAGTGACAACCGGACCTACCGCTACAGCAACCGATATTGTGGGGGCCCTGGGCCCCCTATCACTGACTGTGAGATGAACAGCCCCCAG GTCCTACCCTCCCAGCCGCTGCGCCCCTGGGCAGGGGGTGATGTGCCCCACAAGACACATCAAGCCCCTACCTCTGCCTCGTCACTGCCGGGGACAGGGGCTCAGTTACCCCCCCAACCCCGATGCCTTGGCCGTCCCCCATCACCAACTTCACCACCACCCCCGGAGCTGATGGATGTGAGCCTGGTGGGCGGCCCTCCAGACTGCTCCCCACCTCACCCAGCACCTGCCCCCCAGCACCCGGCTGCCTCAGCCCTCCGGACTCGGATGACAGGAGGTCGTCCACCTCTCCCACCCCCTGATGACCCTGCCACTCTGGGGCCTCGCCTGGGCCTCCGTGGTGTACCCCAGAGCACGGCAGCCAGCTCATGA
- the DYRK1B gene encoding dual specificity tyrosine-phosphorylation-regulated kinase 1B isoform X3 yields MAVPPGHGPFSGFPGPQEHTQVLPDVRLLPRRLPLAFRDATSAPLRKLSVDLIKTYKHINEVYYAKKKRRAQQAPPQDSSTKKEKKVLNHGYDDDNHDYIVRSGERWLERYEIDSLIGKGSFGQVVKAYDHQTQELVAIKIIKNKKAFLNQAQIELRLLELMNQHDTEMKYYIVHLKRHFMFRNHLCLVFELLSYNLYDLLRNTHFRGVSLNLTRKLAQQLCTALLFLATPELSIIHCDLKPENILLCNPKRSAIKIVDFGSSCQLGQRIYQYIQSRFYRSPEVLLGTPYDLAIDMWSLGCILVEMHTGEPLFSGSNEVDQMNRIVEVLGIPPAPMLDQAPKARKYFERLPGGGWTLRRTKELRKDLVLRMLEYEPAARISPLGALQHGFFRRTADEATNTGPAGSSASTSPAPLDTCPSSSTASSISSSGGSSGSSSDNRTYRYSNRYCGGPGPPITDCEMNSPQVLPSQPLRPWAGGDVPHKTHQAPTSASSLPGTGAQLPPQPRCLGRPPSPTSPPPPELMDVSLVGGPPDCSPPHPAPAPQHPAASALRTRMTGGRPPLPPPDDPATLGPRLGLRGVPQSTAASS; encoded by the exons ATGGCCGTCCCACCGGGCCATGGTCCCTTCTCTGGCTTCCCAGGGCCCCAAGAGCACACGCAG GTATTGCCTGATGTGCGGCTACTGCCACGGAGGCTGCCCCTGGCCTTCCGGGATGCAACCTCAGCCCCGCTGCGCAAGCTCTCTGTGGACCTCATCAAGACCTACAAGCACATCAATGAG GTATACTATGCGAAGAAGAAGCGGCGGGCCCAGCAGGCGCCACCCCAGGACTCGAGCaccaagaaggagaagaaggtcCTGAACCATGGTTATGATGACGACAACCATGACTACATCGTGCGCAGTGGCGAGCGCTGGCTAGAGCGCTATGAAATTGACTCGCTCATTGGCAAGGGCTCCTTCGGCCAG GTGGTGAAAGCCTATGACCATCAGACCCAGGAGCTGGTGGCCATCAAGATCATCAAGAACAAAAAGGCCTTCCTGAACCAGGCCCAGATTGAGCTGCGGCTGCTGGAGCTGATGAACCAGCATGACACAGAGATGAAGTACTACATAG TGCACCTGAAGCGGCACTTCATGTTCCGGAACCACCTGTGCCTGGTGTTTGAGCTGCTGTCCTACAACCTGTACGACCTCCTGCGCAACACACACTTCCGTGGCGTCTCGCTGAACCTGACCCGGAAGCTGGCGCAGCAGCTCTGCACCGCACTTCTCTTCCTGGCCACGCCCGAGCTCAGCATCATCCATTGCGACCTGAAGCCTGAGAACATCCTGCTCTGCAACCCCAAGCGCAGCGCCATCAAGATCGTGGACTTTGGCAGCTCCTGCCAGCTTGGCCAGCGG ATCTACCAGTATATCCAGAGCCGCTTCTACCGCTCGCCCGAGGTGCTCCTGGGCACACCCTATGACCTAGCCATTGACATGTGGTCCCTGGGCTGCATCCTTGTGGAGATGCACACCGGAGAGCCTCTCTTCAGTGGCTCCAATGAG GTGGACCAGATGAACCGCATCGTGGAGGTGCTGGGCATCCCACCGGCCCCCATGCTGGACCAGGCGCCTAAGGCTCGCAAGTACTTTGAACGGCTGCCTGGGGGTGGCTGGACCCTACGAAGGACAAAGGAACTCAGGAAG GACCTGGTGCTGCGCATGCTGGAATATGAGCCCGCCGCCCGCATCAGCCCGCTGGGGGCTCTGCAGCACGGCTTCTTCCGCCGCACGGCCGACGAGGCCACCAACACGGGCCCGGCAGGCAGCAGTGCCTCCACCTCGCCCGCGCCCCTCGacacctgcccctcctccagcaCCGCCAGCTCCATCTCCAGCTCTG GAGGCTCCAGTGGCTCCTCCAGTGACAACCGGACCTACCGCTACAGCAACCGATATTGTGGGGGCCCTGGGCCCCCTATCACTGACTGTGAGATGAACAGCCCCCAG GTCCTACCCTCCCAGCCGCTGCGCCCCTGGGCAGGGGGTGATGTGCCCCACAAGACACATCAAGCCCCTACCTCTGCCTCGTCACTGCCGGGGACAGGGGCTCAGTTACCCCCCCAACCCCGATGCCTTGGCCGTCCCCCATCACCAACTTCACCACCACCCCCGGAGCTGATGGATGTGAGCCTGGTGGGCGGCCCTCCAGACTGCTCCCCACCTCACCCAGCACCTGCCCCCCAGCACCCGGCTGCCTCAGCCCTCCGGACTCGGATGACAGGAGGTCGTCCACCTCTCCCACCCCCTGATGACCCTGCCACTCTGGGGCCTCGCCTGGGCCTCCGTGGTGTACCCCAGAGCACGGCAGCCAGCTCATGA
- the DYRK1B gene encoding dual specificity tyrosine-phosphorylation-regulated kinase 1B isoform X1 codes for MAVPPGHGPFSGFPGPQEHTQVLPDVRLLPRRLPLAFRDATSAPLRKLSVDLIKTYKHINEVYYAKKKRRAQQAPPQDSSTKKEKKVLNHGYDDDNHDYIVRSGERWLERYEIDSLIGKGSFGQVVKAYDHQTQELVAIKIIKNKKAFLNQAQIELRLLELMNQHDTEMKYYIVHLKRHFMFRNHLCLVFELLSYNLYDLLRNTHFRGVSLNLTRKLAQQLCTALLFLATPELSIIHCDLKPENILLCNPKRSAIKIVDFGSSCQLGQRIYQYIQSRFYRSPEVLLGTPYDLAIDMWSLGCILVEMHTGEPLFSGSNEVDQMNRIVEVLGIPPAPMLDQAPKARKYFERLPGGGWTLRRTKELRKDYQGPGTRRLQEVLGVQTGGPGGRRAGEPGHSPADYLRFQDLVLRMLEYEPAARISPLGALQHGFFRRTADEATNTGPAGSSASTSPAPLDTCPSSSTASSISSSGGSSGSSSDNRTYRYSNRYCGGPGPPITDCEMNSPQVLPSQPLRPWAGGDVPHKTHQAPTSASSLPGTGAQLPPQPRCLGRPPSPTSPPPPELMDVSLVGGPPDCSPPHPAPAPQHPAASALRTRMTGGRPPLPPPDDPATLGPRLGLRGVPQSTAASS; via the exons ATGGCCGTCCCACCGGGCCATGGTCCCTTCTCTGGCTTCCCAGGGCCCCAAGAGCACACGCAG GTATTGCCTGATGTGCGGCTACTGCCACGGAGGCTGCCCCTGGCCTTCCGGGATGCAACCTCAGCCCCGCTGCGCAAGCTCTCTGTGGACCTCATCAAGACCTACAAGCACATCAATGAG GTATACTATGCGAAGAAGAAGCGGCGGGCCCAGCAGGCGCCACCCCAGGACTCGAGCaccaagaaggagaagaaggtcCTGAACCATGGTTATGATGACGACAACCATGACTACATCGTGCGCAGTGGCGAGCGCTGGCTAGAGCGCTATGAAATTGACTCGCTCATTGGCAAGGGCTCCTTCGGCCAG GTGGTGAAAGCCTATGACCATCAGACCCAGGAGCTGGTGGCCATCAAGATCATCAAGAACAAAAAGGCCTTCCTGAACCAGGCCCAGATTGAGCTGCGGCTGCTGGAGCTGATGAACCAGCATGACACAGAGATGAAGTACTACATAG TGCACCTGAAGCGGCACTTCATGTTCCGGAACCACCTGTGCCTGGTGTTTGAGCTGCTGTCCTACAACCTGTACGACCTCCTGCGCAACACACACTTCCGTGGCGTCTCGCTGAACCTGACCCGGAAGCTGGCGCAGCAGCTCTGCACCGCACTTCTCTTCCTGGCCACGCCCGAGCTCAGCATCATCCATTGCGACCTGAAGCCTGAGAACATCCTGCTCTGCAACCCCAAGCGCAGCGCCATCAAGATCGTGGACTTTGGCAGCTCCTGCCAGCTTGGCCAGCGG ATCTACCAGTATATCCAGAGCCGCTTCTACCGCTCGCCCGAGGTGCTCCTGGGCACACCCTATGACCTAGCCATTGACATGTGGTCCCTGGGCTGCATCCTTGTGGAGATGCACACCGGAGAGCCTCTCTTCAGTGGCTCCAATGAG GTGGACCAGATGAACCGCATCGTGGAGGTGCTGGGCATCCCACCGGCCCCCATGCTGGACCAGGCGCCTAAGGCTCGCAAGTACTTTGAACGGCTGCCTGGGGGTGGCTGGACCCTACGAAGGACAAAGGAACTCAGGAAG gaTTACCAGGGCCCCGGGACACGGCGGCTGCAGGAGGTGCTGGGCGTGCAGACGGGCGGGCCCGGGGGCCGGCGGGCGGGGGAGCCGGGCCACAGCCCCGCCGACTACCTCCGCTTCCAGGACCTGGTGCTGCGCATGCTGGAATATGAGCCCGCCGCCCGCATCAGCCCGCTGGGGGCTCTGCAGCACGGCTTCTTCCGCCGCACGGCCGACGAGGCCACCAACACGGGCCCGGCAGGCAGCAGTGCCTCCACCTCGCCCGCGCCCCTCGacacctgcccctcctccagcaCCGCCAGCTCCATCTCCAGCTCTG GAGGCTCCAGTGGCTCCTCCAGTGACAACCGGACCTACCGCTACAGCAACCGATATTGTGGGGGCCCTGGGCCCCCTATCACTGACTGTGAGATGAACAGCCCCCAG GTCCTACCCTCCCAGCCGCTGCGCCCCTGGGCAGGGGGTGATGTGCCCCACAAGACACATCAAGCCCCTACCTCTGCCTCGTCACTGCCGGGGACAGGGGCTCAGTTACCCCCCCAACCCCGATGCCTTGGCCGTCCCCCATCACCAACTTCACCACCACCCCCGGAGCTGATGGATGTGAGCCTGGTGGGCGGCCCTCCAGACTGCTCCCCACCTCACCCAGCACCTGCCCCCCAGCACCCGGCTGCCTCAGCCCTCCGGACTCGGATGACAGGAGGTCGTCCACCTCTCCCACCCCCTGATGACCCTGCCACTCTGGGGCCTCGCCTGGGCCTCCGTGGTGTACCCCAGAGCACGGCAGCCAGCTCATGA